In Cryptosporangium aurantiacum, the genomic window CCCAACGGCTGCCCCTGACCGACGCGTGGTCCCCTCCCTCGACGTCGAGTTACGTTCGACGTCGAGGGAAAGGGGCACCGCGTGAAGATCGGCGAACTGTCGCAGGCGACCGGGGTCAGCGTCCGAGCGCTGCGGCACTACGAGGCGGAAGGCCTGATCGAGTCGGGCCGCTGCAGCAACGGCTACCGGGTGTTCGACGAGCGTGCGCCGGAACGCGTCCGGCAGATCCGCGGCCTGCTCGACAACGGGCTACCCACCAGGCTGATCCGGGAGGTCCTGCCCTACCTCGACGAACCGTCGGAGCTGTTGCCGGAGGTTCCGTGCGACTACCTGATCGAAGAGGTCGCGCGGCAGCGGGTGCACCTCGACCAGCGGATCAGCCACCTGACGCGGAATCGCGACGCGCTCGACGCCTATTTGTCGGCGGCA contains:
- a CDS encoding MerR family transcriptional regulator, with amino-acid sequence MKIGELSQATGVSVRALRHYEAEGLIESGRCSNGYRVFDERAPERVRQIRGLLDNGLPTRLIREVLPYLDEPSELLPEVPCDYLIEEVARQRVHLDQRISHLTRNRDALDAYLSAARTAARA